Proteins co-encoded in one Nicotiana sylvestris chromosome 7, ASM39365v2, whole genome shotgun sequence genomic window:
- the LOC104232683 gene encoding B-box domain protein 31-like — translation MCRGTKAEEDTKPKAYCLKEKEANIGSIIYCELCSSEASVYCQADNAYLCRKCDRWVHGANFLAQRHVRCFLCNVCRSLTRRFLVGTSSEVIILPSVASLEQRSRRTDADSESTDSRKEPFLFI, via the coding sequence ATGTGTAGGGGAACAAAAGCTGAAGAGGATACTAAACCAAAAGCCTATTGCCTGAAAGAGAAAGAAGCCAATATTGGCTCTATAATTTATTGTGAGCTGTGTAGTTCAGAAGCTTCTGTTTATTGTCAAGCCGACAATGCTTATCTTTGCAGGAAATGCGACAGATGGGTTCATGGGGCTAATTTCTTGGCTCAGAGACACGTTAGGTGCTTTCTTTGTAACGTTTGCCGGAGCTTAACACGGCGGTTTTTGGTCGGAACTTCGTCGGAAGTGATAATTTTGCCTTCAGTTGCCAGTTTGGAACAGAGAAGTAGAAGGACGGATGCTGATTCTGAATCAACTGACTCAAGAAAAGAGCCTTTCTTGTTTATCTGA
- the LOC104232684 gene encoding uncharacterized protein has product MLQQGHLKELLNDKGRNTFARGQERQGSLKLPSPARTINMIIGGSDDTSNNGVKFNATHKITRSITHERYDILDESIIFDESDANSLTFPHNNALVITLRIVYTDVKHIMVDDGSGACIIHPRILTQMRLGDKIVSRCIMQQCS; this is encoded by the coding sequence ATGTTGCAGCAAGGACACCTTAAAGAGCTGTTGAACGACAAAGGAAGGAACACCTTCGCAAGGGGTCAAGAGCGTCAAGGCTCGCTGAAGCTTCCCTCACCAGCTCGTACCATCAATATGATCATTGGTGGTAGCGATGACACTTCTAACAACGGTGTCAAGTTCAATGCCACTCACAAGATCACAAGATCGATCACCCATGAACGGTATGACATACTCGACGAGAGTATCATCTTCGATGAGTCAGATGCCAACAGTTTGACTTTCCCTCACAACAATGCTCTAGTCATTACTTTACGAATTGTATATACTGATGTTAAACATATCATGGTAGATGATGGGAGTGGAGCGTGTATTATCCATCCCCGAATCCTCACCCAGATGAGACTCGGCGACAAGATAGTGTCGCGCTGCATCATGCAACAATGCAGTTGA